In a single window of the Pseudomonadota bacterium genome:
- a CDS encoding MoaD/ThiS family protein, translating to MVHVVFTANLARHLHCPELELPGSTVREVLDHYFAAHPQVRRYVLDDQNALQRHVNVFVEDHPTLDRTRLSESVKDGQTIFVFQALSGG from the coding sequence ATGGTACATGTCGTTTTCACCGCCAACCTTGCACGTCACCTGCACTGCCCGGAACTGGAGTTGCCCGGTAGCACAGTACGCGAAGTTCTGGACCACTATTTCGCAGCACACCCCCAGGTGCGGCGCTACGTCCTCGATGATCAGAATGCGCTGCAACGCCACGTCAACGTCTTCGTTGAAGATCACCCAACCCTTGACCGCACAAGGCTCTCTGAGTCAGTCAAGGATGGGCAGACGATTTTCGTGTTTCAGGCTTTGTCAGGAGGCTAA
- a CDS encoding exo-alpha-sialidase, which translates to MEPRLLVATRKGLFILEYARAAKPRWRISRTPFLGDPVTMVLKLPESRSLYVALDHGHFGVKLHRSDDDGQSWREIAAPEYPPKPDDVEDIDLFSGQSIPWSLKRIWSLAAAPTGELWCGTMPGGLFRSADGGASWEMVRSLWDHPARKHWAGGGADWPAIHSLIIDPRDSNHILIGVSVGGVWATRDGGVHWEARTAGMRAAYMPPEQAGEPAAQDVHYIVNCPCAPDVLWCQHHNGVFRSLDGGRQWREITTVQPSVFGFTTAVHPQDPDTAWFVPAIKDEQRLPVDGKLVVARTRDGGESFEVLRSGLPQEHAYDLIYRHALDVDASGEKLAFGSTTGGLWASEDGGDHWETIAVHLPPVYCVRFI; encoded by the coding sequence ATGGAACCAAGACTGCTGGTCGCCACACGCAAAGGCCTCTTCATTCTGGAATACGCACGTGCTGCGAAGCCGCGCTGGCGTATTTCCCGAACACCGTTTCTCGGGGACCCTGTCACCATGGTTCTGAAGCTGCCGGAAAGCCGTTCGCTGTACGTCGCGCTGGATCATGGCCATTTTGGTGTCAAGCTGCACCGCTCGGATGACGATGGCCAGAGCTGGCGTGAGATAGCGGCGCCCGAGTACCCGCCCAAGCCCGACGATGTGGAAGATATCGATTTGTTCAGCGGCCAATCCATTCCCTGGTCGCTGAAGCGCATCTGGTCGCTTGCCGCAGCACCCACGGGCGAGCTTTGGTGCGGCACGATGCCAGGCGGACTGTTTCGCTCGGCCGACGGTGGCGCAAGTTGGGAGATGGTGCGTTCGCTGTGGGATCATCCGGCGCGCAAACATTGGGCCGGCGGTGGCGCGGACTGGCCCGCCATCCACTCGCTGATCATCGATCCCCGCGATTCCAACCATATCCTGATCGGCGTATCCGTGGGCGGGGTTTGGGCGACGCGCGATGGTGGGGTGCATTGGGAAGCGCGCACCGCCGGGATGCGGGCGGCCTACATGCCGCCCGAGCAGGCCGGCGAGCCAGCGGCCCAGGATGTCCACTACATCGTGAACTGCCCCTGCGCGCCCGATGTGCTGTGGTGCCAGCATCACAACGGTGTCTTTCGCTCGCTCGATGGTGGTCGACAGTGGCGGGAGATCACCACCGTTCAGCCTTCGGTTTTTGGTTTTACGACTGCGGTTCACCCACAGGATCCCGATACCGCCTGGTTCGTGCCCGCGATCAAGGACGAGCAGCGCCTGCCCGTGGACGGCAAGCTGGTCGTTGCGCGTACGCGGGATGGCGGTGAGTCTTTCGAGGTGTTGCGTTCCGGGCTACCGCAGGAACATGCCTACGATCTGATCTATCGCCATGCCCTGGACGTGGATGCCAGCGGCGAGAAGCTCGCCTTTGGCAGTACGACCGGCGGACTCTGGGCCAGTGAAGACGGGGGCGATCACTGGGAAACGATCGCTGTTCACCTGCCGCCCGTCTATTGTGTGCGTTTTATCTGA
- a CDS encoding MFS transporter — protein sequence MQNDNGIEVMRTRHGEVVLLTMLVALGVFSVTLYVPSMPAITADFAVPAVEVQSTLGLFLLGFAIAQLLVGPLSDRFGRRPVLLVGLVVYLLISGLCAIAPSIEALQGGRFLQGAAACVGPVVARAVVRDRYHGLEAVRIFAFIGTALALAPALAPIVGGFIEELAGWRANFGALALFGALLFGLSMIRFEESHLPTATHALNPLRLGAAYLHIIRNRYFLGNVLAGSLIFGGLFSYNTLAPYLFIDKLGASPHQYGYLMLFTVASYATGSYLSGRLRRKVSGHRLIILGTTSAMVGGLMLLLLSGELTYGRVIVPMMAFQFGMGLVLPPSIARAMQPFPQNAGSASALMGFLQMLSGALATFVAQSIFDGSAGGLGWIAFLLGGGAMLCYLLLTTGAAGSGSDTA from the coding sequence TTGCAGAACGACAACGGAATCGAAGTGATGCGAACACGGCACGGCGAAGTGGTATTGCTGACGATGCTGGTTGCCCTGGGCGTTTTTTCGGTCACGCTCTACGTACCTTCGATGCCGGCAATTACCGCCGACTTCGCAGTCCCGGCGGTCGAAGTCCAGAGCACACTGGGTCTTTTTCTGCTGGGTTTTGCCATTGCACAACTTCTGGTTGGACCGCTCAGCGACCGTTTCGGCCGTCGACCGGTGCTGCTCGTCGGCCTGGTTGTCTATCTGCTGATCAGTGGCCTGTGCGCCATCGCACCCAGCATAGAGGCCCTGCAAGGAGGTCGTTTCCTCCAGGGAGCGGCCGCGTGTGTCGGACCGGTGGTGGCACGTGCCGTGGTGCGTGACCGTTATCACGGCCTGGAGGCGGTGCGCATCTTTGCCTTCATTGGTACCGCCTTGGCCCTGGCGCCGGCGCTCGCACCCATCGTCGGCGGCTTCATCGAGGAACTGGCGGGCTGGCGCGCCAACTTCGGCGCACTGGCACTGTTCGGGGCGCTGCTGTTCGGATTGAGCATGATCCGCTTTGAAGAGTCCCACCTACCAACCGCCACCCATGCGCTGAACCCGCTGCGCCTGGGCGCTGCCTATCTCCACATCATTCGCAACCGCTACTTCCTCGGCAATGTCCTGGCAGGCAGCCTCATCTTCGGGGGGCTCTTCTCATACAACACCCTGGCACCTTATCTGTTCATCGACAAGCTGGGCGCTTCGCCGCACCAGTATGGCTATCTGATGCTTTTCACGGTGGCGTCGTACGCCACCGGCAGCTACCTCTCGGGCCGGTTGCGCAGAAAAGTCTCGGGGCATAGGCTGATCATCCTTGGAACCACCAGCGCCATGGTGGGGGGACTGATGCTGCTGCTCCTGTCGGGTGAACTGACCTATGGGCGGGTCATCGTACCGATGATGGCTTTTCAGTTTGGCATGGGGCTGGTGCTGCCCCCTTCCATCGCTCGTGCCATGCAGCCCTTCCCGCAGAATGCCGGCAGCGCGTCGGCACTGATGGGGTTTCTGCAAATGTTGAGCGGCGCACTCGCCACCTTTGTGGCGCAGTCGATTTTCGATGGGTCCGCCGGCGGTCTGGGATGGATTGCCTTTCTACTCGGCGGCGGGGCCATGCTGTGCTATCTGCTGCTAACGACAGGCGCAGCGGGCTCCGGTAGCGACACCGCCTGA
- a CDS encoding lyase: MQWRAIVVALVGLVSLPTYGTEVTIEHFPVPQGARPHDVAPDPRGGVVWYAAQRQGALGRLDPTTGETRHIELGRGSAPHGVIVGPDGAPWLTDGGLNAIVRVDPQTLAVTRFPLPEDSGYTNLNTAAFDGNGVLWFTGQSGIYGRLDPRSGALKVFPAPHGRGPYGIAATPRGDIYYASLAGSHIARIDTATGIATVIEPPTLRQGARRVWSDSQGRIWVSEWNSGQLSLYDPANGQWRAWRLPGADPRAYAIYVDERDKVWVSDFGANAMVRFDPVMETFDSFPSPRRGAAVRQILGRTGEVWVPESGTDHLVVYRTARQ, from the coding sequence ATGCAATGGCGCGCGATCGTAGTGGCACTGGTAGGCTTAGTAAGTCTGCCCACCTATGGTACCGAGGTGACCATCGAGCACTTCCCGGTTCCGCAGGGAGCGCGTCCCCACGATGTCGCTCCCGATCCGCGGGGCGGCGTGGTCTGGTATGCCGCGCAGCGGCAAGGGGCGCTGGGGCGGCTCGATCCCACAACCGGGGAGACGCGCCACATTGAGCTCGGCCGCGGATCCGCCCCCCATGGGGTGATCGTCGGTCCCGATGGCGCACCGTGGCTTACCGATGGCGGGTTGAACGCCATCGTGCGGGTCGATCCGCAGACCTTGGCGGTTACGCGCTTCCCGCTGCCGGAGGACTCCGGCTATACGAATCTCAATACCGCCGCTTTCGATGGGAATGGCGTGCTCTGGTTTACCGGGCAATCCGGCATCTATGGGCGGCTCGATCCCAGGAGCGGCGCGCTCAAGGTCTTTCCGGCACCGCACGGTCGCGGTCCCTACGGCATCGCCGCCACGCCGCGCGGCGATATCTACTACGCGTCGTTGGCGGGCAGCCACATTGCGCGTATCGATACCGCGACCGGCATCGCCACGGTGATCGAACCGCCCACACTCCGACAGGGCGCGCGCCGTGTCTGGTCCGATTCGCAGGGCCGCATCTGGGTCAGCGAATGGAACTCGGGTCAGCTCTCGCTGTACGACCCGGCCAACGGCCAGTGGCGTGCCTGGCGGCTGCCCGGCGCCGATCCGCGCGCCTACGCGATTTATGTCGACGAGCGCGACAAGGTATGGGTCAGCGATTTCGGTGCGAACGCCATGGTGCGCTTCGATCCTGTCATGGAAACCTTCGATTCGTTTCCATCGCCACGCCGTGGTGCCGCGGTACGGCAGATTCTCGGTCGCACGGGTGAGGTGTGGGTGCCGGAATCGGGCACTGACCATCTGGTGGTCTATCGCACCGCCCGTCAGTGA
- a CDS encoding DUF3330 domain-containing protein has protein sequence MAAAEKSKDTQPIQCEICLREVPASEARVSEADDYIAHFCGLECYERWIENAVKDDDPEESSSE, from the coding sequence ATGGCGGCAGCAGAGAAATCGAAGGATACCCAGCCCATACAGTGTGAAATTTGTCTAAGGGAGGTCCCGGCCAGCGAGGCGCGTGTGTCAGAGGCGGACGATTATATTGCCCATTTTTGCGGTCTCGAGTGCTATGAGCGATGGATCGAAAATGCCGTAAAAGACGATGATCCCGAAGAAAGTTCAAGCGAGTGA
- a CDS encoding nickel-responsive transcriptional regulator NikR, translated as MERITISLDTELAQQFDAYISQRGYKNRSEAVRDLIRDALGAERLAEEKSAQCIGTLTYVYNHHERELAARLTQAQHHHHDLALSTLHVHLDHDNCMETVVLRGATEEVRQFADSVKSRAGVRHGHLYLVPAEVEKITHTHGHGHQHEHIHSRPKL; from the coding sequence GTGGAGCGCATTACCATATCCCTGGATACCGAGCTGGCTCAGCAGTTCGATGCCTATATCAGCCAACGGGGCTACAAGAACCGCTCTGAGGCGGTGCGTGATCTGATCCGTGATGCGCTGGGCGCCGAACGCCTGGCGGAAGAAAAATCAGCGCAGTGCATTGGCACCCTCACCTACGTCTACAACCACCATGAGCGGGAACTGGCCGCACGACTGACCCAGGCGCAGCATCACCATCACGATCTGGCACTTTCGACGTTGCATGTACACCTTGATCACGACAATTGCATGGAGACGGTGGTGCTGCGTGGTGCAACAGAAGAGGTGCGGCAGTTCGCCGATTCGGTCAAGTCACGGGCGGGCGTCAGGCACGGGCATCTCTATCTGGTACCCGCCGAAGTGGAGAAAATCACCCATACCCACGGGCACGGGCATCAACACGAACACATCCATAGCCGGCCCAAACTCTAA
- a CDS encoding urease accessory protein, with translation MSSLLLLGFVVGMRHAVETDHVAAVASLATRSGSTRHTMLQGAAWGVGHTMTLFLVGSAVLLLDVVMPERLALGLEFAVGFMLIALGADVLRRLNRDRINRGRVLDPLRQAIASPGGFPLRALAVGLMHGMAGSAALILLTLQQVHSVAEGLAYIALFGIGSIAGMAALSALIALPLRYSAHSFRGLHNGFQAMIGFATVALGFGLVVRIALFEGLFV, from the coding sequence ATGAGTAGTTTGCTGCTCCTCGGGTTCGTCGTGGGGATGCGTCACGCGGTGGAGACCGATCATGTGGCGGCGGTGGCCAGCCTGGCGACCCGCAGCGGATCGACACGTCACACGATGCTGCAGGGGGCGGCATGGGGCGTGGGCCATACCATGACACTGTTTCTGGTTGGCTCGGCGGTGCTGCTGTTGGATGTTGTCATGCCCGAGCGTCTCGCGCTCGGTTTGGAATTTGCAGTCGGCTTTATGTTGATCGCGCTCGGCGCCGATGTGCTGCGACGCCTCAATCGCGACCGCATCAATCGGGGCAGGGTACTCGATCCTCTGCGTCAGGCGATCGCTTCCCCCGGTGGATTTCCGCTGCGCGCCCTGGCGGTGGGTCTGATGCACGGCATGGCGGGCTCGGCGGCATTGATACTGCTCACCCTGCAACAGGTTCATTCGGTCGCGGAAGGTCTCGCCTATATCGCGCTGTTCGGTATTGGCTCTATCGCCGGTATGGCGGCCCTTTCTGCGCTTATTGCGCTGCCGCTGCGCTATTCTGCTCACAGCTTCAGAGGATTGCACAACGGCTTTCAGGCCATGATCGGCTTCGCCACCGTTGCGCTTGGGTTCGGCCTCGTGGTCAGGATTGCCCTTTTTGAAGGATTGTTTGTCTGA
- a CDS encoding exodeoxyribonuclease I: MQRSFYWHDYETFGIDPQRDRPAQFAGLRTDEALRPIGDPLVVYCRPADDYLPQPEACLITGITPQLARERGLPEAEFIARIHDELAKPGTCALGYNTLRFDDEVTRNTLYRNLYDPYAREWQNGNSRWDLIDVTRLTRALRPAGIEWPDHADGTPSFRLEDLTAANGIEHGAAHDALADVQATIALARLIRKRQGKLFDYVYTHRDKRHLSAELDPARAKPVVHVSARYPATRGCLAVVIPLAWHPVNRNAVIVYDLSADPEALLTLDAGAIRERLFTTAEQRPEGSERIPLKLVHINKAPVIVPYATLRAEDAERLGIDRVQCEANHALIASGPPLTAKLHAVFETPDWEPHNDPDLMIYSGGFFNDADRARMDQIRVAAPEQLARMAPSFDDPRLPEMLFRYRARNYPNSLSATERTRWQAWRRERLLGSAEQAESPLTAYRGQLAVLRSREAGNAAHLAIIDALETYCDELAATLPTTTPPLMPSKM; the protein is encoded by the coding sequence ATGCAGCGCAGTTTCTACTGGCACGACTACGAAACCTTCGGTATCGACCCCCAGCGCGATCGACCCGCGCAGTTCGCGGGTCTGCGCACCGACGAGGCGCTGCGACCCATCGGTGATCCGCTGGTGGTCTACTGCCGGCCGGCCGACGACTACCTGCCTCAACCCGAGGCCTGCCTGATCACGGGCATCACACCGCAGCTGGCGCGTGAACGCGGCCTGCCCGAGGCTGAGTTCATAGCCCGCATCCACGACGAACTGGCCAAACCGGGTACCTGCGCCCTGGGCTACAACACCTTGCGTTTCGACGATGAGGTGACGCGCAACACCCTCTATCGCAATCTCTACGACCCGTACGCCCGCGAATGGCAGAACGGCAATTCGCGCTGGGATCTGATCGATGTTACCCGCCTCACCCGTGCCCTGCGCCCCGCCGGCATCGAGTGGCCCGATCACGCGGATGGCACGCCCAGCTTTCGCCTGGAGGATCTGACCGCCGCCAACGGCATCGAGCACGGTGCCGCCCATGACGCGCTGGCTGATGTGCAGGCCACCATCGCGCTGGCCCGCCTGATCCGCAAACGCCAGGGCAAACTCTTCGATTACGTGTATACCCATCGCGACAAGCGTCATCTAAGCGCGGAACTCGATCCGGCCAGGGCGAAGCCAGTGGTTCACGTCTCAGCCCGTTATCCGGCCACCCGAGGCTGTCTCGCCGTGGTGATCCCGCTGGCCTGGCATCCGGTCAACCGTAACGCGGTGATCGTCTATGATCTCAGCGCCGATCCCGAGGCGCTGTTGACCCTGGACGCGGGCGCAATTCGCGAACGGCTCTTCACCACCGCTGAGCAGCGCCCTGAAGGAAGCGAACGAATCCCGCTGAAGCTCGTGCACATCAACAAGGCGCCGGTGATCGTCCCCTATGCGACGCTGCGTGCCGAGGATGCCGAGCGGCTTGGCATCGACCGTGTTCAATGCGAGGCCAACCACGCGCTCATTGCCTCCGGCCCTCCGCTCACCGCCAAGCTGCACGCGGTTTTCGAGACGCCTGATTGGGAGCCGCACAATGATCCTGATCTGATGATCTACAGCGGCGGTTTCTTCAACGATGCGGACCGTGCACGTATGGATCAGATCCGTGTCGCGGCACCCGAGCAGCTGGCGCGAATGGCGCCGTCGTTCGATGACCCGCGCCTGCCGGAGATGTTGTTTCGTTATCGAGCACGCAACTACCCGAACTCGCTGTCGGCTACCGAACGCACGCGCTGGCAGGCATGGCGTCGCGAGAGACTACTGGGCAGCGCAGAACAAGCTGAATCCCCGCTCACGGCCTATCGTGGGCAGCTCGCGGTACTGCGTTCCCGGGAAGCCGGGAACGCGGCACACCTTGCGATAATTGACGCCCTGGAGACCTATTGCGACGAACTCGCCGCCACCCTACCGACGACGACGCCGCCGCTCATGCCTTCCAAAATGTGA
- a CDS encoding DUF3549 family protein, whose translation MADHCGTSIRRCGYNQPPFSGQTQRMNPFPTLGGLLEQANARYAVFDLGRRVVRISQSRFRRIERGEIPYPLPLQQQAWLGILFWDRAKPEQHFVWFLRFPLDELGGLQAAARDEFLESVLRALGNPQGTPRNIQELQQESPYAFKPREERLAAFHAKALAELKQPPSRYCDHARAYLAGTLGYDQWAFVGLQGLADMAARLGDPGHSECVAAAIPHLPLEPLSRLCQLLENEPLPSTIGVQLCARLLGTLACEKASIAEISALVRAIGNTCRGDVRHRMITAALESRWGAEADLLVAIAGRAWEALEDEVLRLRYLEALAGSTAGGELFPMVMRDLLFVPGMRALLLESFRNPARSPDLAAAIGALMQGVGG comes from the coding sequence ATGGCGGACCATTGTGGCACATCGATTCGGCGATGCGGCTATAATCAGCCGCCTTTTTCCGGGCAGACGCAGCGCATGAACCCATTCCCGACCCTCGGCGGACTACTGGAGCAGGCCAACGCCCGCTACGCCGTCTTCGATCTCGGGCGGCGCGTCGTCAGGATTTCACAGAGCCGGTTTCGCAGGATTGAGCGGGGCGAGATACCCTATCCTCTGCCGCTGCAGCAACAGGCGTGGTTGGGCATCCTGTTTTGGGATCGAGCCAAACCGGAGCAGCACTTCGTCTGGTTCCTGCGTTTTCCGTTGGACGAACTGGGCGGACTGCAAGCGGCGGCGCGCGATGAATTCCTGGAAAGTGTGCTGCGCGCCTTGGGCAACCCGCAGGGCACCCCCCGCAATATCCAAGAGCTCCAGCAGGAGAGTCCCTACGCTTTCAAACCCCGGGAGGAGCGTCTGGCGGCTTTCCATGCCAAGGCCCTGGCTGAGCTGAAACAACCTCCATCGCGCTATTGTGACCACGCCAGGGCCTATCTGGCCGGAACTCTGGGATACGACCAGTGGGCCTTTGTCGGGCTGCAGGGGCTCGCCGATATGGCGGCACGGCTCGGTGATCCCGGCCATTCCGAATGCGTAGCCGCAGCGATACCACACTTGCCTTTGGAGCCCCTGAGCCGGTTGTGCCAACTTCTGGAGAACGAGCCACTGCCGAGTACTATCGGCGTGCAGTTGTGCGCGCGGTTGCTGGGCACGCTTGCCTGCGAGAAGGCCTCTATCGCCGAGATCAGCGCACTGGTGCGCGCTATCGGCAATACCTGTCGGGGCGATGTGCGCCACAGGATGATCACGGCGGCACTGGAGAGCCGCTGGGGCGCCGAAGCCGATCTGCTGGTGGCCATTGCCGGTCGCGCGTGGGAGGCTCTGGAGGACGAAGTGCTGCGTCTGCGCTACCTGGAGGCCCTGGCGGGCAGTACGGCGGGCGGAGAACTCTTTCCGATGGTGATGCGCGACCTGCTTTTCGTACCGGGGATGCGGGCGCTGCTGCTGGAGAGCTTTCGCAATCCGGCGCGTTCGCCCGATCTGGCGGCGGCGATAGGGGCGCTGATGCAAGGGGTGGGTGGCTGA
- a CDS encoding HAMP domain-containing protein, which yields MARRIPLRWMQAMLLKRLSTRIITILFAFFLVALVAIGLTLFLSWQLQGSAAAINDAGSQRMHTYRIAYLLSQDPLDDEERAAVRRSIIDEVATFDRVMAVLESGDPQRPLFLPREIAIDRLVKQMRQEWRDTIKPQIERLMDMTKSDERARQMVSFNTSVEKLMVDLNRLVLAVEVSSASSTRWLRMLQVGLIVLAMIGTSILIGFFFVMVIRPLQEMRDGIRRMGDADFSVRLKIRRADEFGELGEGFNRMADRLEDLYSTLGQRVEEKTRDIENKHRELTLLYEVAAYLNEPVARDPACREVLEKTMLLLGADAGLVRFMDISGGQLRIGVHRNLSEDFLQFEACWPVGDCLCGGAALDGRAISCVLTDRSVTGLKPARCNSEGFASMVAIPIHSKNQIMGIFNLFFYNSRTLSTNETRLLEAVGQHLGVAIENQRLVEREKELAVSEERNLLAAELHDSIAQSLAFLNIQSQMLQDSLRRGDLAEAEEELARIREGIQESYDDVRELLAHFRMRVVDGDVNSAVAGALEKFEEQTGIATELARDSEDGELPSRNTIQILHIVQEALSNVRKHAAATRVRVAIERNGRCAIVVQDNGRGFDPDLADLDSDMHVGLSIMRERAHRIGGHFDIQSKLGQGTTVTLVLPCDTD from the coding sequence ATGGCCCGCCGCATTCCTCTGCGATGGATGCAAGCCATGCTGCTTAAAAGACTCAGTACCAGAATCATCACGATTCTCTTCGCGTTCTTCCTGGTGGCGCTTGTCGCTATCGGCCTGACCCTGTTCCTCTCGTGGCAACTGCAGGGCAGCGCGGCTGCAATCAACGATGCCGGTAGCCAGCGCATGCACACCTACCGAATCGCCTACCTGCTCTCACAGGATCCGCTTGACGATGAAGAGCGCGCTGCGGTCAGGCGAAGCATTATCGACGAAGTGGCGACTTTCGACCGGGTGATGGCCGTACTGGAGAGCGGTGATCCGCAGCGCCCGTTGTTTCTGCCGCGGGAAATCGCCATTGATCGCCTTGTGAAGCAGATGCGGCAGGAGTGGCGCGATACTATCAAGCCGCAGATCGAGCGCCTCATGGACATGACAAAGAGCGACGAGCGCGCAAGACAGATGGTGAGCTTCAATACCTCCGTCGAGAAACTCATGGTCGATCTCAACCGGCTGGTGCTGGCGGTTGAGGTCAGCAGCGCCAGCAGCACCCGTTGGCTGCGCATGCTTCAGGTCGGCCTGATAGTGTTGGCTATGATCGGAACCTCCATTCTTATCGGTTTCTTCTTCGTGATGGTGATCCGTCCGCTGCAGGAAATGCGCGACGGGATAAGGCGCATGGGCGATGCCGACTTCAGCGTGCGCCTGAAGATCCGGCGCGCCGATGAGTTTGGGGAACTGGGCGAGGGTTTCAACCGCATGGCGGATCGCCTGGAGGATCTATACAGCACGCTGGGACAACGGGTCGAGGAAAAGACGCGCGATATCGAGAACAAGCACCGTGAGCTGACACTGCTCTACGAAGTGGCCGCCTATTTGAACGAACCTGTCGCGCGGGATCCGGCTTGCCGCGAGGTGCTCGAGAAGACGATGCTCCTGCTGGGCGCCGATGCTGGCCTGGTCCGGTTCATGGATATCAGCGGCGGGCAACTGCGGATCGGTGTGCATAGGAATTTATCCGAGGACTTTCTCCAGTTCGAAGCCTGCTGGCCGGTGGGCGATTGCCTCTGCGGAGGTGCGGCGTTGGACGGCCGGGCGATTTCCTGCGTATTGACGGATCGGTCCGTGACAGGCCTGAAGCCGGCGCGCTGTAACAGCGAGGGCTTCGCTTCAATGGTCGCAATCCCGATCCATTCGAAAAATCAGATCATGGGAATCTTCAACCTGTTCTTTTACAACTCGCGCACGCTAAGTACCAACGAGACGCGCCTGCTCGAGGCGGTTGGCCAGCATCTGGGCGTTGCCATCGAGAACCAGCGACTGGTGGAACGCGAAAAGGAGCTGGCCGTCTCCGAGGAACGTAACCTGCTCGCCGCGGAACTCCACGACAGCATTGCCCAGTCGCTTGCTTTCCTCAACATTCAATCGCAGATGCTGCAGGATTCCCTCCGGCGTGGCGACCTGGCTGAGGCGGAGGAAGAGCTGGCGCGGATCCGGGAAGGGATTCAGGAAAGCTACGATGACGTGCGTGAACTGCTGGCGCATTTCCGCATGCGTGTAGTCGATGGTGACGTAAATAGCGCCGTCGCAGGCGCCCTGGAAAAATTCGAAGAGCAGACCGGCATCGCCACCGAGCTGGCCAGAGATAGTGAAGACGGAGAATTGCCCTCCAGGAACACCATCCAGATTCTGCATATCGTTCAGGAAGCGCTGTCCAACGTGCGCAAGCACGCTGCGGCCACTCGGGTGCGCGTGGCGATCGAACGGAACGGCCGGTGCGCGATTGTGGTCCAGGACAATGGCCGGGGCTTCGATCCCGACTTGGCGGACCTTGACAGCGATATGCACGTGGGTCTCAGCATCATGCGGGAACGTGCGCATCGCATAGGGGGGCACTTCGACATACAATCAAAGCTCGGGCAGGGCACCACGGTGACCCTTGTTCTGCCTTGCGATACGGATTGA
- a CDS encoding DNA-binding response regulator: MEKQIRVLLIDDHTLFRSGIKVLLQRQPGFEIVGEAGDALQGVKRAKILQPDVVLLDIHMPGMTGRDAVRLVVDEAPQTRVLMLTVSEDLEDLLHALRAGAHGYLLKNIETDFLLSAIRSAVDGDSVMSPQMTNKLMKSVRTNTVAQAMPPAEKERLSPREREILVFLARGASNKDIARSLDLAESTVKIHVQNILKKLNFVSRVQAAVYAVEHGLTEKDQTA; encoded by the coding sequence ATGGAAAAGCAAATTCGCGTCCTGCTGATTGACGATCACACGCTCTTTCGCAGCGGTATTAAAGTGCTGTTGCAACGCCAGCCGGGCTTCGAGATCGTGGGTGAGGCCGGCGATGCGCTGCAGGGCGTGAAACGGGCCAAAATACTGCAACCTGACGTGGTTCTACTCGATATTCACATGCCGGGAATGACCGGGCGCGATGCGGTCAGACTGGTCGTTGACGAGGCGCCCCAGACACGCGTCCTGATGCTGACGGTTTCAGAGGATCTGGAAGATCTGTTGCACGCACTACGCGCCGGCGCGCACGGCTACCTGCTCAAGAACATCGAAACGGATTTTCTGCTGAGTGCGATCCGCAGTGCCGTCGACGGCGACTCGGTGATGTCTCCCCAGATGACCAACAAGCTGATGAAAAGCGTTCGCACAAACACGGTTGCGCAGGCTATGCCGCCGGCTGAGAAGGAACGCCTGTCGCCGCGTGAGCGGGAAATCCTTGTGTTTCTGGCCCGCGGCGCCAGCAACAAGGATATTGCCCGCAGCCTCGATCTGGCCGAAAGCACCGTCAAGATACATGTGCAGAATATCCTGAAGAAGCTCAATTTCGTGAGCCGGGTGCAAGCGGCCGTTTATGCCGTCGAGCACGGCTTGACCGAGAAAGACCAAACTGCCTGA